In one Lolium rigidum isolate FL_2022 chromosome 3, APGP_CSIRO_Lrig_0.1, whole genome shotgun sequence genomic region, the following are encoded:
- the LOC124699113 gene encoding myb-related protein MYBAS1-like isoform X1 has product MVTVQDEMRKGPWTEQEDLQLVCTVRLFGDRRWDFVAKVSGLNRTGKSCRLRWVNYLHPGLKHGRMSPQEEHLIIELHARWGNRWSRIARRLPGRTDNEIKNYWRTHMRKKAQERTTDMSPSSSSSSFITYQSCLVETAPIIRMDGGRTHIGSTCISSVLKSNQSVMDGYSMDQIWKEIEAPAILTPNDKIYCNLPCPLVPSPPMGDRYCPEVVWKMDDDETKMLAPQFGYGNGGDPCY; this is encoded by the exons ATGGTGACTGTGCAAGATGAGATGCGCAAGGGGCCATGGACAGAGCAGGAGGACCTGCAACTGGTATGCACTGTCCGCCTGTTCGGTGATCGCCGCTGGGATTTCGTTGCCAAAGTCTCAG GCCTCAACAGGACAGGCAAGAGCTGCCGCCTCCGGTGGGTCAACTACCTCCACCCTGGCCTCAAGCATGGGCGCATGTCACCACAAGAGGAACACCTTATTATTGAACTCCATGCTCGATGGGGTAACAG GTGGTCTAGGATTGCACGAAGACTGCCAGGGCGCACGGATAATGAGATCAAGAACTACTGGAGGACACACATGAGGAAGAAAGCACAGGAGAGGACGACGGACATGTcaccttcttcctcatcatcgtcgttcATCACATACCAATCCTGCCTGGTTGAGACTGCGCCAATCATCAGGATGGATGGAGGGCGCACTCATATTGGCAGCACCTGCATCTCAAGCGTACTTAAGAGCAACCAGAGTGTCATGGATGGATATTCCATGGACCAGATATGGAAGGAGATCGAGGCACCTGCCATTCTGACTCCTAATGATAAAATATACTGCAATCTCCCATGTCCTCTGGTGCCATCTCCTCCTATGGGAGATCGCTATTGTCCCGAGGTAGTCTGGAAGATGGATGATGATGAGACCAAGATGTTAGCCCCACAATTTGGTTATGGTAATGGAGGAGATCCCTGCTATTGA
- the LOC124699113 gene encoding myb-related protein MYBAS1-like isoform X2: protein MDRAGGPATGLNRTGKSCRLRWVNYLHPGLKHGRMSPQEEHLIIELHARWGNRWSRIARRLPGRTDNEIKNYWRTHMRKKAQERTTDMSPSSSSSSFITYQSCLVETAPIIRMDGGRTHIGSTCISSVLKSNQSVMDGYSMDQIWKEIEAPAILTPNDKIYCNLPCPLVPSPPMGDRYCPEVVWKMDDDETKMLAPQFGYGNGGDPCY from the exons ATGGACAGAGCAGGAGGACCTGCAACTG GCCTCAACAGGACAGGCAAGAGCTGCCGCCTCCGGTGGGTCAACTACCTCCACCCTGGCCTCAAGCATGGGCGCATGTCACCACAAGAGGAACACCTTATTATTGAACTCCATGCTCGATGGGGTAACAG GTGGTCTAGGATTGCACGAAGACTGCCAGGGCGCACGGATAATGAGATCAAGAACTACTGGAGGACACACATGAGGAAGAAAGCACAGGAGAGGACGACGGACATGTcaccttcttcctcatcatcgtcgttcATCACATACCAATCCTGCCTGGTTGAGACTGCGCCAATCATCAGGATGGATGGAGGGCGCACTCATATTGGCAGCACCTGCATCTCAAGCGTACTTAAGAGCAACCAGAGTGTCATGGATGGATATTCCATGGACCAGATATGGAAGGAGATCGAGGCACCTGCCATTCTGACTCCTAATGATAAAATATACTGCAATCTCCCATGTCCTCTGGTGCCATCTCCTCCTATGGGAGATCGCTATTGTCCCGAGGTAGTCTGGAAGATGGATGATGATGAGACCAAGATGTTAGCCCCACAATTTGGTTATGGTAATGGAGGAGATCCCTGCTATTGA
- the LOC124696185 gene encoding probable LRR receptor-like serine/threonine-protein kinase At1g05700 — protein sequence MLSFISIDCGYTTNPKYTDPKTGITYVRDEGFIDAGLNHPVDKGNLQGDLEDRYLNLRYFPSGERNCYTLRFVIPGGKYLVRAAFGYGDYDKLNSLPTFDIYFGVNYWTTVTIVNSSRAYLFEIIAVAPAEFVQICLVNIESGTPFISGLDLRSLRSDLYQEANVTQSLVLLSYFRDTVGFGPNRYHFGTNGQPTRFPDDPYDRVWQRYENVPSWTDLPNKSNGTIQNYPNDTYDAPSAVMSSASTPVNASRMDLSWSSDSSMSVGADPNYFLVLYFAELNTLPGLRQFDVYVDNYQIASAFSPKYMLATVLSEFVQGSTEHIHNISLVATSNSALPPLISAMEIYIVQPVNESMTYASDVDSMMTIQTEFSVKRNWVGDPCVPKSFAWNGLNCSYIPRSPPRIIGLNMSSSGLVGEIDLFGRLDYQLLDLSHNNLSGSIPDWGQGSPFTFLDLSHNNLSGSIPS from the exons ATGCTGA GTTTCATAAGCATCGACTGTGGATATACCACAAACCCTAAGTACACAGATCCCAAGACAGGTATAACATATGTAAGAGATGAGGGTTTCATTGATGCAGGACTAAACCACCCCGTTGACAAAGGGAATTTGCAAGGCGACCTCGAAGACCGATACCTTAACCTTCGCTACTTTCCCAGTGGAGAACGCAACTGCTACACGTTGCGGTTCGTAATACCCGGTGGCAAGTACCTTGTTAGGGCTGCATTTGGCTATGGTGATTATGACAAACTAAACAGTCTTCCTACCTTTGATATCTATTTTGGGGTCAACTACTGGACGACAGTAACGATTGTTAATTCGAGTAGAGCATATCTGTTTGAAATAATTGCTGTGGCCCCTGCCGAATTTGTGCAAATTTGCTTGGTGAACATAGAATCGGGAACTCCTTTCATCTCAGGGCTTGACTTGAGGTCACTCAGATCAGATCTTTATCAGGAGGCTAATGTGACACAATCCCTGGTTTTGCTCAGTTATTTCCGTGACACGGTTGGTTTTGGGCCCAATCGCTACCACTTCGGAACGAACGGTCAGCCTACTAG GTTTCCAGATGATCCTTATGACCGTGTGTGGCAGAGGTATGAAAACGTTCCCAGCTGGACAGACCTACCCAACAAATCTAATGGGACAATCCAGAACTATCCAAATGACACTTACGATGCACCATCTGCAGTGATGAGTAGTGCATCCACTCCAGTTAACGCCTCAAGGATGGATCTATCATGGAGCTCGGATTCATCCATGAGTGTTGGTGCTGACCCCAACTACTTTCTTGTACTCTACTTTGCTGAACTGAACACCTTGCCAGGGTTAAGGCAATTTGATGTTTATGTGGATAACTACCAAATAGCCTCTGCATTCAGCCCAAAATACATGCTGGCTACTGTTCTCTCGGAGTTTGTGCAAGGCTCAACCGAGCATATTCATAACATCTCGCTTGTGGCCACGTCAAACTCGGCGCTTCCGCCTCTCATCAGCGCGATGGAGATATACATAGTGCAGCCAGTGAATGAATCTATGACTTATGCTTCAGATG TCGACAGCATGATGACCATCCAGACGGAGTTCTCTGTTAAAAGAAATTGGGTTGGTGATCCATGTGTGCCTAAATCTTTTGCATGGAATGGCTTGAATTGCAGCTATATTCCCAGAAGTCCTCCAAGAATAATAGGCTT AAACATGTCATCCAGTGGATTGGTCGGTGAAATTGATTTATTTGGTCGCTTAGATTATCAACTCCT GGATCTATCGCACAACAATCTGTCAGGATCAATACCTGATTGGGGTCAAGGGTCACCATTTACATTTCT GGATCTATCTCACAATAATCTATCCGGATCAATACCTTCT
- the LOC124703139 gene encoding probable LRR receptor-like serine/threonine-protein kinase At4g29180 isoform X1 yields MSLDPTFAFMDFSSNNLSGPIPCNLLVQSQGGSLTLRVDDNPNLRGDKICNNGLENKNFKLLLEIVLPVVAAIVLLFVAVLVLVVLPRSKKRPVLMLRPDVAHSSNPLENRRFSYKELKRITNNFRTVVGKGGFGPVYLGSLENGTHVAVKMRSETSSQGNTEFLAEAQHLARVHHKNLVSLIGYCKDNKHLSLVYEYMEGGNLQDRLTGQEPLNWLQRLKIALDSAYGLEYLHKSCSPPLIHRDVKTGNILLTANLEAKLSDFGLTRAFSSETMTHTTTQPAGTLGYLDPEYYATYHLSEKSDVYSFGVVLLVLITGQPAIINISDTERTNVPLWARRMLSEGDIDSVTDPTIREDCDINSVWKVVEVALQCTEREVRDRPTMGEVVEGIGESLQLETLSRSMRCSSIRTGSSAFADSEPGGTLEAAELVGETSAR; encoded by the exons ATGAGTCTAGATCCAACATTTGCATTTAT GGATTTTTCGAGCAACAACCTCAGTGGACCTATTCCTTGTAATCTTCTAGTACAATCTCAGGGAGGGTCATTGACACTAAG GGTCGATGACAACCCAAATCTTCGTGGAGATAAAATCTGCAATAATGGCCTAGAAAACAAGAACTTCAAACTTCTGCTCGAGATTGTGCTTCCAGTAGTTGCTGCAATAGTTCTACTGTTTGTGGCTGTACTTGTGCTTGTCGTGTTGCCCAGAAGTAAGAAAAGACCAG TGCTTATGCTGCGTCCAGATGTGGCTCATTCATCTAACCCATTAGAGAACCGGAGGTTCAGTTACAAAGAACTCAAGCGCATCACGAATAACTTCAGAACTGTGGTTGGGAAGGGTGGTTTTGGACCTGTCTATCTTGGCAGTTTGGAAAATGGAACTCATGTTGCTGTCAAGATGAGATCAGAGACATCTTCTCAAGGGAATACCGAGTTTCTGGCTGAG GCTCAGCATCTGGCCAGGGTTCATCACAAGAATTTGGTATCATTAATTGGCTATTGCAAGGATAATAAACATCTAAGCCTTGTATATGAGTACATGGAGGGGGGAAACCTACAGGACCGGCTGACAG GTCAAGAACCTCTTAATTGGCTGCAGCGCCTTAAGATCGCACTGGACTCTGCCTACG GACTGGAGTACCTGCACAAATCCTGCAGCCCGCCATTGATCCACAGAGATGTGAAAACTGGAAACATCCTCCTTACAGCAAATCTTGAGGCAAAGTTATCAGATTTTGGGCTGACAAGGGCATTCAGCAGCGAAACGATGACACACACGACCACCCAACCTGCTGGTACCCTTGGATACCTGGATCCAGA GTACTATGCCACCTATCATCTGAGCGAGAAGAGTGATGTGTACAGCTTTGGTGTCGTTCTCCTGGTGCTCATCACAGGCCAGCCGGCGATTATCAATATCAGCGACACAGAGAGAACCAATGTTCCGCTTTGGGCGCGCCGCATGCTCTCTGAAGGCGACATCGACAGCGTGACCGACCCGACGATAAGAGAAGACTGCGACATCAACTCGGTGTGGAAGGTGGTGGAGGTAGCCCTGCAGTGCACGGAGCGCGAGGTGCGGGACCGGCCAACAATGGGAGAGGTCGTGGAGGGGATCGGCGAGAGCTTGCAGCTGGAGACCTTGTCGCGCTCCATGAGGTGCAGCTCCATCAGGACAGGCAGCTCGGCGTTTGCTGACAGCGAGCCTGGTGGTACGCTTGAGGCGGCAGAACTGGTCGGAGAAACATCGGCGCGGTGA
- the LOC124703139 gene encoding senescence-induced receptor-like serine/threonine-protein kinase isoform X2, translating to MSLDPTFAFMDFSSNNLSGPIPCNLLVQSQGGSLTLRVDDNPNLRGDKICNNGLENKNFKLLLEIVLPVVAAIVLLFVAVLVLVVLPRSKKRPDVAHSSNPLENRRFSYKELKRITNNFRTVVGKGGFGPVYLGSLENGTHVAVKMRSETSSQGNTEFLAEAQHLARVHHKNLVSLIGYCKDNKHLSLVYEYMEGGNLQDRLTGQEPLNWLQRLKIALDSAYGLEYLHKSCSPPLIHRDVKTGNILLTANLEAKLSDFGLTRAFSSETMTHTTTQPAGTLGYLDPEYYATYHLSEKSDVYSFGVVLLVLITGQPAIINISDTERTNVPLWARRMLSEGDIDSVTDPTIREDCDINSVWKVVEVALQCTEREVRDRPTMGEVVEGIGESLQLETLSRSMRCSSIRTGSSAFADSEPGGTLEAAELVGETSAR from the exons ATGAGTCTAGATCCAACATTTGCATTTAT GGATTTTTCGAGCAACAACCTCAGTGGACCTATTCCTTGTAATCTTCTAGTACAATCTCAGGGAGGGTCATTGACACTAAG GGTCGATGACAACCCAAATCTTCGTGGAGATAAAATCTGCAATAATGGCCTAGAAAACAAGAACTTCAAACTTCTGCTCGAGATTGTGCTTCCAGTAGTTGCTGCAATAGTTCTACTGTTTGTGGCTGTACTTGTGCTTGTCGTGTTGCCCAGAAGTAAGAAAAGACCAG ATGTGGCTCATTCATCTAACCCATTAGAGAACCGGAGGTTCAGTTACAAAGAACTCAAGCGCATCACGAATAACTTCAGAACTGTGGTTGGGAAGGGTGGTTTTGGACCTGTCTATCTTGGCAGTTTGGAAAATGGAACTCATGTTGCTGTCAAGATGAGATCAGAGACATCTTCTCAAGGGAATACCGAGTTTCTGGCTGAG GCTCAGCATCTGGCCAGGGTTCATCACAAGAATTTGGTATCATTAATTGGCTATTGCAAGGATAATAAACATCTAAGCCTTGTATATGAGTACATGGAGGGGGGAAACCTACAGGACCGGCTGACAG GTCAAGAACCTCTTAATTGGCTGCAGCGCCTTAAGATCGCACTGGACTCTGCCTACG GACTGGAGTACCTGCACAAATCCTGCAGCCCGCCATTGATCCACAGAGATGTGAAAACTGGAAACATCCTCCTTACAGCAAATCTTGAGGCAAAGTTATCAGATTTTGGGCTGACAAGGGCATTCAGCAGCGAAACGATGACACACACGACCACCCAACCTGCTGGTACCCTTGGATACCTGGATCCAGA GTACTATGCCACCTATCATCTGAGCGAGAAGAGTGATGTGTACAGCTTTGGTGTCGTTCTCCTGGTGCTCATCACAGGCCAGCCGGCGATTATCAATATCAGCGACACAGAGAGAACCAATGTTCCGCTTTGGGCGCGCCGCATGCTCTCTGAAGGCGACATCGACAGCGTGACCGACCCGACGATAAGAGAAGACTGCGACATCAACTCGGTGTGGAAGGTGGTGGAGGTAGCCCTGCAGTGCACGGAGCGCGAGGTGCGGGACCGGCCAACAATGGGAGAGGTCGTGGAGGGGATCGGCGAGAGCTTGCAGCTGGAGACCTTGTCGCGCTCCATGAGGTGCAGCTCCATCAGGACAGGCAGCTCGGCGTTTGCTGACAGCGAGCCTGGTGGTACGCTTGAGGCGGCAGAACTGGTCGGAGAAACATCGGCGCGGTGA